The Cololabis saira isolate AMF1-May2022 chromosome 20, fColSai1.1, whole genome shotgun sequence genome includes a window with the following:
- the LOC133420837 gene encoding zinc finger protein 239-like, with the protein MDIMDPDQHQDPEQNQNQDSEQNQDPNHNQDPEQEDGSQKNPKNHSCLHCGKVFSTSSNLKRHQRTHTGEKPYSCDQCWAAFNQLDNLKKHQRIHTGEKPYKCDLCGATFTQPGSLKIHLRIHTGEKPYNCEFCGAAFTQPGNLRAHQRIHTGEKPYSCDLCEAAFTSSDNLKVHQRVHTGEKPYSCNFCGLAFTQPGSLTIHLRIHTGEKPYSCEQCEAAFTSSGYLRRHQLIHSGEKPYICDQCGAAFASSGYLRKHQHIHTGEKPYSCDQCGASFTESGNLKKHQRIHTGEKVHSCEECGSHFTSSSDLKRHRRIHTGEKPYRCDQCEAAFTTSHQLRRHQFGHTGRKQCWCLECGKGFMCASNLRKHQQLHTG; encoded by the coding sequence GAAGATGGAAGCCAAAAGAACCCCAAAAATCACTCCTGTCTTCACTGTGGAAAAGTCTTCAGCACTTCATCAAATTTAAAGAGACATCAGAGGACTCACacgggagagaagccgtacagctgtgatcagtgttggGCAGCTTTTAACCAGCTGGATAATCTAAAGAAACACCAACGTATCCACACCGGGGAGAAACCCTACAAGTGTGATTTGTGTGGGGCAACTTTTACCCAACCGGGTAGTCTGAAGATACACCTACGCATTCATACGGGAGAAAAGCCCTACAACTGTGAATtttgtggggcagcttttacccaacctGGTAATCTGAGGGcacatcaacgtattcacactggagagaaaccCTACAGCTGTGACCTGTGTGAAGCTGCTTTTACATCATCAGATAATTTAAAAGTGCACCAACGTGTACATACTGGAGAGAAGCCCTACAGTTGTAATTTTTGTGGTCTTGCTTTCACCCAGCCAGGTAGTCTAACAATACATCTACGTATTCACACCGGAGAGAAGCCGTATAGTTGTGAGcagtgtgaggcagctttcacCTCATCAGGCTATCTCAGGAGACATCAACTTATCCACAGTGGCGAGAAGCCGTACATctgcgatcagtgtggagctGCTTTTGCCTCATCGGGTTATCTGAGGAAACACCAACATATACATACTGGAGAGAAGCCATACAGCTGTGACCAATGTGGCGCAAGTTTCACAGAATCAGGGAATCTAAAAAAGCACCAACGTATTCATACTGGAGAGAAAGTGCATAGCTGTGAAGAGTGTGGCTCACATTTCACCTCATCCAGTGATCTGAAAAGACATAGACGTATTCATACTGGAGAAAAACcgtacaggtgtgatcagtgtgaagcagctttcaCGACGTCGCATCAGTTACGACGACACCAGTTTGGTCACACTGGAAGGAAACAGTGCTGGTGTCTGGAATGTGGGAAGGGTTTTATGTGTGCATCAAACCTTAGAAAACATCAGCAGCTGCATACAGGATGA